The following DNA comes from Fervidibacillus albus.
TGGCCCCCGTCTGTTTTATCTGCAGGAGCAACATCTGCCCAATCGTATGTTGGACCACCGGCAGCTTCAATGGCTGAAATGAGCGCTTCATAGTTCTCATCCGCTTCCGTCGTACCTGAATCCGTAGGTCCGTCATTATCTTGCATTTCAACAAGACCAATGATGTCAGGGGAGTTTAAGTTATTCACAACCGTTTCGGCTATTTTTGCTGTTTTTTCTGTTAAATCTTGATAATAGTTTTCAATATTGTAAGAAGCAATCGTTAAAGAATCTTCGTCACCTTCCAATGTAGTAACAGGAAGTGTATAATCTCTTTCAATCAGTTGCGGTAAATCTGCTTCGTCTGTAAGTACTTTAAAACTGCTATAGTCAAAGGATAAAACACCTGTTACGGTACCGTCGAATTGGTCTCCGGTTTTTGCGATGAAGTCATAATTGAAAACATCAATAAATATTCTTTCGGGATTGGCGGTTTCTTCCGTTAATAAAATTCCGCCTTCGTTTGTAAATGTTTTGTCTTCATCAATTTTGGTCAAGACAGGAATTTCACCATATTTTTGCGGTCCTACCACGACTGGATTTTCCACAGAAACAAGCATGCCTTCCAACGTTTCATAGTAATCAATCGCATCTTCTGTTGGATCAAATACGGAAAAAGCGTCGTTATCGATTACATCCGTTGGTGGATCTAATACTACCGGTTCAGGTAACGGTTGATCGGATTTTTCAATTGTAATATTTGATGCGTTAATTTCTGTAACTGGTAGATCGATGTCTATTTTACTACTAGTGATGACCCACTCTTTGACGGTCCCACTTACTTTTACTATGTCACCGACTTCTACAGAATGTCCTCCACCGGAATAAACTAAAATCCCCTCGGATGTATTTGGATTGTCATCCGGTGTAACTGATTGCATATAGAAGTTATTATTATTTTGAACGAAAGTGACAATCCCTTCGACATCTGTAACATTTTGATCCTTGTAAGGGGAAGTATGACCGTCACCTTGAATTTCGCTAATGCTTGGACTAGGTGCAGGGGTCGGATCTTCATCATCACCGGGTGGTTCCGTTCCATCTAACCACATTTCGGTCGGTGACTTTAATCCCGGTACGCCAAAGTATGCTGTCAATTCACCTGTAATAAACACTTTTTCACCAAGATATTCTGGATGATCGACTAAGTTAAATGACGTACGAATCGTATTGTTTGGAAGTTGCACAGGTAAAATTTTACTAGGATCTGTTTCATTTGGATCATCGGCAATGACAATGTTTGTTTGAACACTGAAAGGTTCTTCCGTTTCAAAATTCGGCCAGCTTTTAACTGTTCCGATAATATAACCTGTCACAGTGGCAGTTCCACTATTGTTCGCAATCGCTTCTTCAACGGAAATTGCATCCACCTCTGAAGCATGGGAAACATTTGTAAATGGAACGACATAGTTCAGTAGTAATGTGAAAATAACCGCAAAAATAAAACTACGATGTTTCATAGACTTCATCGTTTCTCCTCCTGAAAATGGTATTTTAATCCCACGGCTAAAGTCAACAATCGGCTTAGTCCTTTTATGTGTAGGCCTGAACCGCATAAACCACCCCCATGGATAAAATAATGTTGTCTATCAACAGGTGTAATCACTAATAATATTTAATGTAAAAACAATAGAAATACGATTTTGTAATTTCACAAAAATGAAAGATTGAATTAACGAAAATTCCGAAAAGATGACATTCCTGCGAAAAATAAATAATCGAGATTTCAGTACGCTTAACCTATTCATTTAGAATTCAAAGAAATTTACAGGAATTCCCGAAAAAATCGTGTATTTTAAAGAGAAAATTTCAGAATTCATATAGAAAATTTGTCGCATTCAAAGAAACGTGCAGAATTCAAACAAATTTTTTCTGGATTCAATAAATATTCTTGAAATCAAACAAAAATTAATTAATTTCAAAGAAAAACGAAGGAAATCCAAATGGCAGCAGAACAACGCCCAGGCCTATGACATGGGCGTTGTTATCTTATTTTAAATCAATTTCTTTTGTTTTCTGTAGTATAGAAACACACCGAAACTTACAAAAATCAAGGAAAGTCCAATCAAGAGCATGTTACCGTTCGTTGTAGCAGTATTCGGTAATGTTTTTCCTTCTTCATCACTAGAAGATTCATCGGCAGACGTTTGATCATCTGCTTGATCATCTGTTTGATCATCTGTTTGATCATCTGTTTGATCATCTGTTTGATCATCTGCTTGGTCAGCTGGTTCATCCGTATCATCAGCTGGTTGTTCATCTGAAGAGAGTGCAACGATTCGACCTTCAACGGTTGGGGAAACCGTTCCTCCAAGATGGTCTAAGTAAGCAGTAAATCCTTCGTAATCTGGCAAGTCAACGTTTACCATCCGACCTTCTTCCGTTGCTTTGGCTAATACATCATAACCGTCGCCGCCTTTAGCCGTAAAGGAGTTCGTAGCGACATAATAGGTGCCTTCTTTATCGATCGGTTCATAATCCCCATCCGCATTCAAAACATCAATGGAAACGATTCGTTCACCAGCAGATTTTTCCGGATCAAAGGTGAATTTTAACCCAGATACATGCAAGAAACCGCCACTTGTTTCAGGATATGCACTTACGCTATGTTCAAGGGTTTGCCAAATCTCATCACCGGTCAATTCCATATACACAACCATGTTTCCAAATGGCATAACCGTAAGAACTTCACCTAAAGTAATTTCACCTTCATCAATCGAAGCACGGATTCCTCCACCATTTTGTAAAGCGATCGTTACTTTTGGATTCACTTGTTGCATATTCCAAACCATGGCATCCGTAATCAAATTTCCGAGATTCGTTTCTTTCGTACGAACATCTTCACGTTCACCGTCTAAAACCACGGATGTTTCACCAACGACTTCACTTTGTAGTGCTTCGATATCTGTTTCATAAAATTCAACTAAACTACTTAGCTCTTCATCGGCATCAACAGTTTCTAAATCAAGTAACGCTGCAGAATAATCAGTAACGACGCCATTTTCATCAAAGGAAACATCTAAAGTTCCTAAATTATTTAAATTATCACCCGTTTGAACGATGATGGTCGGTTCATCTTTTTCAACCAATGCACCTTCTGAAAGTACGGTATGGCTATGTCCACCGACAATTACATCGATTCCATCAACGGCGTTTGCTAATTCAACATCTGCATTATATCCTAAATGGGTCAATGCGATGATTTTGTTAATTCCCATATCTTCCAATAGGTTAATCGTTTCTTTTGCTTTTTCGATAGTATCTAAGAAGACAATATCATCACTAGGGCTGGACACTGAGGGAGTTTCTTCTGTTGTTAAACCAATAATACCAATAGATTCGCCATCAACTTCTTTTACAATCGCCGGATAAATTTTACCACCTTCACCCGGTTGTCCAACATTTGACTCAACGTATGATCCTAAAATGGAATCACCGGAAAAATCAACGTTTGTTCCAAGGAGTGGGAATTCGGCTGCATCTACGAATTTACCGAGCGTTTCAGAATCTTTGTCGAATTCGTGGTTTCCGAATACCATTGCATCGAAACCAATTTTGTTCATGAAATCGACATCAGCTAATCCTTCATGAACAGTAAAAAAGAGTGTTCCTGAGAAAACATCTCCTGCGTGTAATAACAAACTGTTCGGTTTTTCAGCACGAATTTGTTCGACTGCAGTACCTAGCATTGGGAACATTTCCACATGGGCGTGACTGTCATTTACATGCATAATCGTTAAATCAAAATCACTTTCATCACTTTCTGCCGCCAAAGACACTTGTCCAAATGGTAGCGAATAATTCACTAATAATGCAAGTAATGTTACAGCTACGAGCAACCGGTTTTTCAATGATTTCATGACCTTCCTCCTAAAATGATTTAAATTTTGTAGATTGTAAAACGATGATTTTAGGATCATATTTTGCGTCTACCTGCTATATGTACACCCCCATATCGTTGATTGTCACAAAAATTTTTTGCGACTCTACTAATATTAAAACATATAATTTGGTAAATTTGTTATAAAAAAACGTAAAAAATTTGTATAAAGTTTGTATCTAAATTAAAAAGAGTTTTAATCCTGTGGTTTTTTGGTTTAAAAAACCGTGTAATACAAACGGTTTTCATGTAATTATAGTAAAAAGTTCGGATTTAAAACGGTAATGTAATTTTTATAAAAATAAAAAATTAAAGCGTTTTCAAAAAAGGCAGATTCAAGAAAATGCATACGTATTTGATCGAATTCGAATAAATTTCTGTATAATCCAAATAAATTTTAGCACAATTCAAAGAAAAAATCACAGAATTTAAACAAAAATTCGTCTTATTCAAACAAATTTTTCAAGAATTCAAGGGAAAAAATACGGGATTCAAACAAATATGAATCGGATTCAAGGAAATGGCCAAGGAAGAAACAAATTTTTGCAGAATTTAAAAAATGAACGGAATGGAAACAGATTTTCCGAGACTAAATTAATTTTCGCATAGCCCATAAAAAAATCCCAGCACTTAAACAAATATGGGCCGGATCCAAAGAAGCGAGAGGAATCCAAATACTGCGGAATTCAAAGAAACATTCCCGGATTAGATCTAACGAAACGAGCGGAATTCACAGTAATTTTTCAAGTCAAGCATTTAAACGATTTCCCCTCGAAATTCAAAAAAGGGCGGATCATCGTCGCCCTTTTTCAAGATTATCTAATAGAACCGAGCAGTCTTAGTCTATAAATTCAAGATAATATTAGAACAAAGTCGCCCTAATTATAAAGTTTTTGCCAGTCAATTGAGTTGCCCTATGTTTGCTTATTCATTTAAATCGAGATGTTTTCCTTTTACTAAATATACGGTGTTTTCTGCTACATTCGTAATATGGTCGGCGGTTCGTTCCAAGTAGCGGCAAATGAACAACAATTGGGTGACGTATTGGATGTTTTCCGGATGTTTTTGATTTAGTTGAAACAGTTCGCGGATCGTTTCCCCGTATAAATTGTCCACTTCATCATCCATCTCTGCGACTTGTTTAGCGAGTTGCATATCGACTTCGATGAACGATTTTAAACCGTCAACTAACATTCGATTCGATATTTCATACATTCGATGCAAATTCGTTAACGCTTTTTTCATTGAAGGATCGGCTTTTTTTCCGAGGCGGATGGTCGATTTGGCGATATTGACAGCGAAATCGGCGACTCGTTCAAAATCCGTGGCAATTCGAATCGTCATAATAATTTTTCGAAGGTCCGTTGCGACAGGTTGCTGTTTTGTAATAATTAAAATGGCATAGTCAATAATTTCTTCATATAGTAAATCCGCCTTGTCGTCGTTATCGATAATGTCTTGGGAAGCTTGAATATCTTGTGTTTCGAAGGCGTTTAACGAACGTTCTAGAGCATGTTGGGCAAAACGACAAAGTTCTGATAGTTGATTTTGTAAACTGTTTAATTCTTCATCAAAAAATTCCCTAGCAGTCATGACTCGATCCCTTCCTTTCTTTTTTCAAACACTTCCCGAATTTCGACGATGGTAGTCAATGGAATAATGAAACCGAACGTAAAATAGAAAGTTTATCCGAATCGTCCTGTAATATAATTTTCCGTTCGTTGATCTTTCGGGGTGGAGAAAATCGTATCTGTTCGGTCAAACTCAATTACTTCACCATTTAAGAAAAATGCGGTTTTATCGGAGATCCGGGCCGCTTGTTGCATATTATGGGTGACGATAATAATACTAAAATCGATTTTCAATTCTTGGACAAGTTCTTCCACTTTTAATGTCGAAATCGGATCTAAAGCCGATGTCGGTTCGTCCATTAAAATGACATCCGGTTCAATCGCCAAAGCTCTAGCAATACAAAGTCTTTGCTGCTGCCCGCCGGATAAACCGTACGCATTTTCTTTCAAACGGTCCTTTACTTCATCCCAAATGGCTGCCCCGCGCAAACTTTTTTCCACAATTTCGTCGAGAATTTTTTTATCTTTAATTCCGTGAATTCTTGGTCCGTATGCGATATTGTCGTAAATCGATTTCGGAAACGGGTTCGGTTTTTGAAACACCATCCCGACTTTCGTACGCAGTTCTTCCACCGGGTACGTTTTATCAAAAATGTTTCGATCGCGATAAAGGATTTCGCCGGACGTTTTAACATTTGGGACGAGTTCGACCATCCGATTTAACGTTTTAATAAAGGTCGATTTTCCGCAACCAGACGGACCGATGATAGCTGTAATTTCATTTTCTAAAATATCGAGATTAATATCTTTTAATGCGTGGGTATCACCGTACCAAAGATTTAGTTCCTTCGTTTCATATACGGTCTGTTTTTCAGATGGTTCTTCGATGTGTTTCACCTCATCGGTTGCTCCTTTCGTTTGTTTTAAAAGCTCAAGCGTCATGGACATTTTTCCGATCCTCCTTATATTTTCACGTTGCCCCGAAAATCATCCGTTTTCGTCATTTTCAAAAGGCAAAGTTGTTTTCAAAAATTACGGTCGTTTATCGAATAAATCTTGTAAAAATGGCTCTCTATTCAAACCGTTCGTTTCCCGAAAAAACGTATTAAAAAATCCTTTTCAACGCCGTTTGAAACGGGGAGTTTTTCCATAAATGTTCCAATTCGCCACTGCAAATAGGTGGGGGATCCAACCGTGTAAAATTGAAAATGTCTTTTCACGATCTATTTGCTTAATATCTTCGTTGAAATTTATTGCGAATCCAAACCGCAACCGAGTTCATTAAGATGAGCATCCCTAATAAAACGATAATTCCCGCTGCGGCAAGGGCATGAAATTCTTCCTGTGGTCGACTCGTCCAGTTATAAATTTGCATCGGTAGGGCAGTAAATTGGTCGAGCAAGCTGTTCGGTAAAAATGCAAGGTAGAGCGGAACCCCGATGACGACAAGGGGGGCAGTTTCTCCAATTCCCCGTGAAAAAGCAAGAATCGCTCCGGTTAAAATGCCAGGCAATGCTGCCGGTAAGACGACCGTTCGAATCGTTTGCCATTTCGTTGCACCCATTGCGTAGGAGGCTTCCCGTAATTCTTTTGGAACAGCACGAATCGCTTCTTGGCTCGATACGATAACAACCGGTAAAATTAATAAACTCATCGTCAATCCAGCGGCTAATACACTCGTTCCAAAATGCAGCGCCCTTACAAAAATCGTCAATCCTAACAAACCGTATACGACGGATGGAACACCTGCGAGATTCGAAATGTTGACTTGGAGAAACGTGTTAAATCGGTTTTTTTTCGCATATTCTTCCAAATAAATACCTGTGCCTACCCCTAAAATGAATGTTACAGGAATCACGACGGCCATCATCCAAATCGTACCAATAAAAGCGGTGTAAATTCCTGCTTTTTCCGCCTTCCTCGAAGGTAGACTATTTAAGAACTGCCAATCTAAATAAGGCAACCCTTGATATAAAACCCGAACGAGTAAAATCGCTAATACGACTAAGGAGAGGAGGGTGGCTGCTAAAAACAAATATTTAAACGTTGTGTTTCGTTTCCGTCTCGGTTTCGTATGATGGAGAATGTTGTTGTGATCGATCAGTTTCATATTAATACTCCTCCCTAATTCTACGCGACATCCATTGGGCAATCATATTCATCGCGAGGGTGAAAAGGAACAAGGTAAATCCAACGGCGTAAATACTATAATAAATCGTCGTTCCGTAACCTGCATCGCCCTGGGCAATTTGTACGATATATGCAGTCATCGTTTGAATTGGTCCGGTGATATCAAACCCGGTGTTCGGCGTAGATCCACCTGCAATGGAGACGATCATCGTTTCTCCAATTGCCCTAGATATACCTAAAACTATCGATGCGACAATCCCGGATACGGCAGCAGGCAAAACAACTTTGATCGTAACTTCCAATTTCGTCGCCCCAAGTGCCAATGCGCCTTCACGAATCGCATTTGGTACCGATGACATCGCATCTTCTGATAAAGACGCAATGGTTGGAGTAATCATAATTCCGATGACAATCCCCGGGCTAAGGGCATTGAAGATTTCTAAGGAAGGAATGATTTGTTGCAAAATCGGAGTGACGAACGTTAATGCAAAAAAACCGTACACAATCGTCGGTACACCGGCTAATACTTCCAAAATCGGTTTAATCATTCTTCTCGTTTTGTCTGAGGCATATTCACTTAAAAAAATAGCACTGGCAAGCCCTAATGGAACCGCCACGATCATCGCGATTCCCGTTACCCGAAGCGTTCCGGAAATCAAAGGCAATATTCCGTAATGACCAGGGTCGGAAAAGGGATACCAAGTTTTAGAAGTTAAAAACTCTTTAATGGAAACATCCCCAAAAAAAGTAAACGTTTCGAACAGAAGGGTAAAAACAATTCCTAATGTCGTTAACACGGAAACCGTTGCGGTGGAAAGCAAAAGAATCGGCATTATTTTTTCCATTTTCCTTGCCGATTGTTTTTTCTTTTTTTCTTCAATCAATTTTTGGACAGAAATCGTTGCTGTACCATTTGATGAGGCCATGGTTGAAACTCCTTTCGTAAACGAAAAGTGTCGACTGTATATTTCCTTTCCGTGTTGTATCCAGAAAAACTGTTAGTAATGTCGATTAAAAATCGAATCGATACACGGATTGGAAATAACAAATAATGTAAGAACTAAGTCGTCAGTCGTTAAATTTTTTATGAACGCTAAGATGAGAAGCGAAAATTGGAGCTTCTCATCCGAACTTTCTCTATGTTGTTTGGGCGCTTATTTTAACTCTTCCAATTGTTCCAAAGCTTGATCATAATTTTCTTGTGGAGTACTGACATATCCAACTTCTTCTGCAAAATCACCAGCGTTTTCCAACGTATATTTTACAAAATCGTATACTTCCGGACGTTTAATCGATTCGTTTTTCACGTAGATGAACAGTGGACGAGAAAGTGGGCTATATTCGCCGCTTTCAACAGTGTCATTCGTCGGTTCAACTGGTCCGTTCCCTCCATCAATCGGAACAACTTTCAATAGGTCTTTGTTTTCAGCGTAGTAAGCATATCCGAAATAGCCGATGGCGTTCACATCACCCGTAACACCTGTAACAAGTACGTTATCATCTTCAGATAGGGTTGCACTTTGAACGATTTGTTCGTCTTCTAAAATCACTTCATTGAAGTAGTCAAACGTTCCAGAATCGGTACCTGGAGAGTAAAACTTAATTTCTTCATCCGGCCATCCTTCACGAATGTCGGCCCACGTTTTTACTGTTCCGTCTTCAATCCACATTTTTTTCAATTCTTCGATCGTTAAATAATCGACCCAATCATTATCTTTATTTACAACTACGGACAATCCGTCATAAGCCACTTGAAATTCGGTATATTCGATTCCTGCATCCGCTAAGCTTTGTGCTTCTTCATCTTTAATCGGGCGACTAGCGTTACTAATGTCGGTTTCGCCAGCGATGAATGCTTTAAACCCACCACCTGTTCCGGATACACCGACGGAAACTTGTACTTTTGGTTGAACGGCGTTATATTCTTCAGACACAGCTTCGATAATCGGATAAACGGTAGAAGAACCATCGATCGCAATTTGTCCTTCTAATTGTTCTGTTTCGGATTCGTTTGATGCATCTCCATTTTCTTCATCATTGTTTGCTTCCGGTCCGCACGCTGCAATCAGTCCAATTACAAGCACGAACATAATCGGTAACCAAAATTTTTTCCGTTTTAACATGAACGAATTCCCCCTAATATTGGCTTGTTTGTTTCTTACAGTTTTACCTTAAACAATCATCATTAATCCGGTTTTAATGAAATGTAAAGGTTTTGTAAATGGGAATAGTTACGGGAATTTTTTATAAGTTTAATTTATGAGTAAATCGGTCGATGTTGGATGATTCGGTGGAAAATTCGCGTGAATGAATGGGAATGGGGTGGGAGCCGGGTTATTTATATGTATGTTGATTAGTTCATCTGTTTCTAAGGGGAAAAATTAATAAGCATTTTCTTTAAAGGTTAATACATATTTCGTACCTTTCGTTTTTCCCATTTTTTTATATCGTTCTTTTTTTACTAAGTGTTTGACAATATGATCACTTTGTACATTTAAAAACTGTTTCGCCTCTTTGATCGTAATGGTATCTCTAATCAGACAATAATAATCGTTAAAGGTACGAATATGACAATTTTCTTCTTTCAATTGGCAGTTGGGACAAAACCAATTGGCATGAATTCGATCCATTACGGTGGAGACACAATTTGGGCAGAGAACGCCTCGGATTAATTCCTCCGATTGAATTTGGAAATTTGTTAATACATTTTTTTGCAACGGAGTATGGGTGGATTGGATTGTAGTGCATAATTGATCAATTTGCCGCTTTTGAAGAAAAGGTTTTTGGTACTTTTGGGTTAACTCAAGAATAGTTGGAAAGATCGTGGAAGTTGGGACAAGTTTTTGAATATGTTTCGTGTACTTATTTTTCGGTGAAAATTTTGTAGCCGGTCCTAATACAACAAATGTTTCGATCGGCGGAATCGGAAATTGATTTGCTACCAACCAGTTTTGAAATTGTAATTTATGCTTTTCGATTTGGTTAATTGGATTTTCATATACTTCGCCTGATTCGTGAACGAGTTGACCGATATCGTTGAAAGAAATATATCCTTTAAAATGTTTTACTTCAATAATTGTAATAAAGTGAGTATGGAGGATGAGAATATCGATTTGAAAAACACGTTTGTTTTCAAAAAGGCGCAGGTTGTGGAAAAGGTAGAACTGTTTTTCGGGAAGGAATTGTAATTGGTAAAAAACCTCTTTTTCACCTTGTTGACCGAACATATATTTTTTCAGTTCTTGATGAATTTGTTCTTTTTTCGGATGGGAACGCGGGATTCTCCGTTCCAAAGCTTCAATCTGGTGCACATCGAAGGGAATTGCGTAAGGTTTAATGATCATAAAAAACTCCTTTCGAAAATATTGTATATTTTTGTATAATTCTATCATATTTTGTTGATTACTGACAGGTTGATTTTGGGGAACAACTTGGTTGAATATCGGAATTTAGGGGAATTGGTACTGGAATGCAGGGGGATTGATCCGAATTAGGGGGGGATTGGTCTGGAATTTGGGGAAACAACACGTTCATTCGGGGGAATTGGTCGGAATTTGGGTATCCTAACCGATAATTCGAGTAAATTTGATTATAATTCAAGGAATTTGTTTTGGAATATGGGTAAATTGATCAGAATTCGGTGATTTCAACCGATAATTCGCGGAAATTCGAACATAATTCGAGGAAATGGAGCAAAAATTTGAGGAATTGGGCCTGGAATTCGGGGAAATGGGTGCAATTCGATGATCTTAACCGAGAATTTGAGGAAAATCGTCCACAATTCAAGGAAATGGAGCAAGAATTTGAGGAATTGGGCTTGGAATTCGGGGAAATGGATGGAATTCGGTGATTTAGAATTCGCGGAAATTCGTACATAATTCGAGGAAATGGAGCAAGAATTTGAGGAATTGGGCTTGGAATTCGGGGAAATGGATGGAATTCGGTGATTTAGAATTCGCGGAAATTCGTACATAATTCGAGGAAATGGAGCAAGAATTTGAGGGGTTGGATTAGGAATTCGGGGAAACGGTTGGAATTCGGTGATTTCAACCGATAATTCGCGGAAATTCGCACATAATTCGAGGAAATGGAGCAAGAATTCGCGGGATTGGGCCTGGAATTCGGGGAAACGGTTGGAATTCGGTGATTTCAACCGAGAATTTGAGGAAAATCGTTCATAATTCGAGGAAATGGAACAAGAATTCGCGGAAATGGAACAAGAATTTGAGGAATTGGGTCAGGAATTCGGGGAAATGGATGGAATTCGGTGGTTTCAACTGAGAATTCGGAGAAATTCGTACATAATTCGAGGAAATGGAAGAAGAATTTGAGGAATTGGATAAGGAATTCGGGGAAATGGTTCAAATTCGGTGATTTCAACTGAGAATTCGCAGAAATTCGTACATAATTCGAGGAAATGAAACAAGAATTTGAGGAATTGAGTCAGGAATTCGGGGAAATGGTTGGAATTCGGTGATTTCAACCGATAATTCGCGGAAATTCGCACATAATTCGAGGAAATGGGACAAGAATTCGCGGGATCCTACATTAAATTCAAAAAAGGTGCACTCCCATTCAAGAATGCACCCCGATTGTTATTTT
Coding sequences within:
- the phoU gene encoding phosphate signaling complex protein PhoU; the protein is MTAREFFDEELNSLQNQLSELCRFAQHALERSLNAFETQDIQASQDIIDNDDKADLLYEEIIDYAILIITKQQPVATDLRKIIMTIRIATDFERVADFAVNIAKSTIRLGKKADPSMKKALTNLHRMYEISNRMLVDGLKSFIEVDMQLAKQVAEMDDEVDNLYGETIRELFQLNQKHPENIQYVTQLLFICRYLERTADHITNVAENTVYLVKGKHLDLNE
- the pstC gene encoding phosphate ABC transporter permease subunit PstC, whose product is MASSNGTATISVQKLIEEKKKKQSARKMEKIMPILLLSTATVSVLTTLGIVFTLLFETFTFFGDVSIKEFLTSKTWYPFSDPGHYGILPLISGTLRVTGIAMIVAVPLGLASAIFLSEYASDKTRRMIKPILEVLAGVPTIVYGFFALTFVTPILQQIIPSLEIFNALSPGIVIGIMITPTIASLSEDAMSSVPNAIREGALALGATKLEVTIKVVLPAAVSGIVASIVLGISRAIGETMIVSIAGGSTPNTGFDITGPIQTMTAYIVQIAQGDAGYGTTIYYSIYAVGFTLFLFTLAMNMIAQWMSRRIREEY
- the pstA gene encoding phosphate ABC transporter permease PstA — its product is MKLIDHNNILHHTKPRRKRNTTFKYLFLAATLLSLVVLAILLVRVLYQGLPYLDWQFLNSLPSRKAEKAGIYTAFIGTIWMMAVVIPVTFILGVGTGIYLEEYAKKNRFNTFLQVNISNLAGVPSVVYGLLGLTIFVRALHFGTSVLAAGLTMSLLILPVVIVSSQEAIRAVPKELREASYAMGATKWQTIRTVVLPAALPGILTGAILAFSRGIGETAPLVVIGVPLYLAFLPNSLLDQFTALPMQIYNWTSRPQEEFHALAAAGIIVLLGMLILMNSVAVWIRNKFQRRY
- a CDS encoding bifunctional metallophosphatase/5'-nucleotidase, whose amino-acid sequence is MKSLKNRLLVAVTLLALLVNYSLPFGQVSLAAESDESDFDLTIMHVNDSHAHVEMFPMLGTAVEQIRAEKPNSLLLHAGDVFSGTLFFTVHEGLADVDFMNKIGFDAMVFGNHEFDKDSETLGKFVDAAEFPLLGTNVDFSGDSILGSYVESNVGQPGEGGKIYPAIVKEVDGESIGIIGLTTEETPSVSSPSDDIVFLDTIEKAKETINLLEDMGINKIIALTHLGYNADVELANAVDGIDVIVGGHSHTVLSEGALVEKDEPTIIVQTGDNLNNLGTLDVSFDENGVVTDYSAALLDLETVDADEELSSLVEFYETDIEALQSEVVGETSVVLDGEREDVRTKETNLGNLITDAMVWNMQQVNPKVTIALQNGGGIRASIDEGEITLGEVLTVMPFGNMVVYMELTGDEIWQTLEHSVSAYPETSGGFLHVSGLKFTFDPEKSAGERIVSIDVLNADGDYEPIDKEGTYYVATNSFTAKGGDGYDVLAKATEEGRMVNVDLPDYEGFTAYLDHLGGTVSPTVEGRIVALSSDEQPADDTDEPADQADDQTDDQTDDQTDDQTDDQADDQTSADESSSDEEGKTLPNTATTNGNMLLIGLSLIFVSFGVFLYYRKQKKLI
- a CDS encoding nuclease-related domain-containing protein → MIIKPYAIPFDVHQIEALERRIPRSHPKKEQIHQELKKYMFGQQGEKEVFYQLQFLPEKQFYLFHNLRLFENKRVFQIDILILHTHFITIIEVKHFKGYISFNDIGQLVHESGEVYENPINQIEKHKLQFQNWLVANQFPIPPIETFVVLGPATKFSPKNKYTKHIQKLVPTSTIFPTILELTQKYQKPFLQKRQIDQLCTTIQSTHTPLQKNVLTNFQIQSEELIRGVLCPNCVSTVMDRIHANWFCPNCQLKEENCHIRTFNDYYCLIRDTITIKEAKQFLNVQSDHIVKHLVKKERYKKMGKTKGTKYVLTFKENAY
- the pstB gene encoding phosphate ABC transporter ATP-binding protein PstB, which codes for MSMTLELLKQTKGATDEVKHIEEPSEKQTVYETKELNLWYGDTHALKDINLDILENEITAIIGPSGCGKSTFIKTLNRMVELVPNVKTSGEILYRDRNIFDKTYPVEELRTKVGMVFQKPNPFPKSIYDNIAYGPRIHGIKDKKILDEIVEKSLRGAAIWDEVKDRLKENAYGLSGGQQQRLCIARALAIEPDVILMDEPTSALDPISTLKVEELVQELKIDFSIIIVTHNMQQAARISDKTAFFLNGEVIEFDRTDTIFSTPKDQRTENYITGRFG
- a CDS encoding PstS family phosphate ABC transporter substrate-binding protein; the encoded protein is MLKRKKFWLPIMFVLVIGLIAACGPEANNDEENGDASNESETEQLEGQIAIDGSSTVYPIIEAVSEEYNAVQPKVQVSVGVSGTGGGFKAFIAGETDISNASRPIKDEEAQSLADAGIEYTEFQVAYDGLSVVVNKDNDWVDYLTIEELKKMWIEDGTVKTWADIREGWPDEEIKFYSPGTDSGTFDYFNEVILEDEQIVQSATLSEDDNVLVTGVTGDVNAIGYFGYAYYAENKDLLKVVPIDGGNGPVEPTNDTVESGEYSPLSRPLFIYVKNESIKRPEVYDFVKYTLENAGDFAEEVGYVSTPQENYDQALEQLEELK